One Dioscorea cayenensis subsp. rotundata cultivar TDr96_F1 chromosome 15, TDr96_F1_v2_PseudoChromosome.rev07_lg8_w22 25.fasta, whole genome shotgun sequence genomic region harbors:
- the LOC120277289 gene encoding uncharacterized protein LOC120277289 isoform X1 translates to MSQSQSTRQLGQKDFQLQQQYLMYKQLKEIHRQKQLQQIHQDTKQQNSLSQIYGVTTQTLANQLPSMPSGMANNKPSTCLWSNEMMGHNRKVPPSSQMVIPGIMNCAQHSRIPAMHGLPNVLSHQAIQSANSLPQFLDPSSCGNPASTGRGSLDSRSQFQGLSYGCADAMIYVDRNQAEKASFQFVLSDFSQSEQHGLQACLEHDNLVSSEGFKEKKFFRETPVQSLNSGSGLASIQLTNEDLQGREQADWPGCLQDKLVSQVKPSSDAATLDQRKPRLLSSQDEDVCWDASSKRCDVGAEGYLYGNRLDSNEYSSACPSIQSGSWSALMQEALGASSSDMVVQEDWSDLTFQNAELSSGSHSAILNENGLQGSSSLTSRPFPLCSDADESSNSFPAPIVEQALLENSNELDEGILSDSAHHFFWQQGEQMNNNQLYQSRHQEQYFGSSNQAHIQDTTLSCGTWPGQMCELSGNYANSANMEFDAQNTSDTWAETKKTQFHPVVDQLSERLQRPHGWISNSFGELQLVKSVGGSLEMSIEVPDANQFVPTIISNSSELNWEMDEASDVRHFNCGRHAASDSSNRNSTEYHQHQPNLGQQASDMLLNAPAKDTVVSYDNRQKYAGTDNSSFAGRPSSILLSSSQKSSGQYFGKSLASHRGQHHRMGDFEITHGDALNQRPYLKGSSQSFALGSESQNPGSFDHLHFPGLPNFSNAANMRKGNITDSETTVKQAERMQSTWAVSQHVPTSVAIDRSTATFPQEKRIGQTSQNTPELLHKVDQSREGNGSTHFRSYDHKTPLGSPASAAPNCVVSNMLQNQPSASLNFTPEFIPSSQEKLFSNHSFPLQPSLSTVSGFVSMPVDLEAGSRGQQTPSAIMTGQSASQVHDACQSSLHSTAIASPALPQLSRQQLQQSICDRSYLGVEAHPTNLSLEGHLNYNAHFRQTEDFYDKPLADQSSQALFATMSSRNSSGNLSSQFYSVNKGHPQQITCTPRGSLSQEHSIDHTKLASKPGVAGGLSEMLHGVWATPSDQQCPSRVKLQNISNLVQLQGVLSQSGETNSLIQKMVDYPSSKKGASAPSDTYSTGMQHVIFEERDKCNSLQKIPSSKDVDDNAQQTDSRIISNNVNEQNIVFKLPTKSDHATTSEQNLFASSLQMLGFSSRQMAEKGIDGSLEFGGKDMPSQDVPSCGQQCSKNNTQFLSLRSTLASLGESECHQTNALITPALPGQKIGIFRNGQILVCDGLNSSEQSPKTVARNGFSRRDSNNFNDNNLVKQKGDACQGDRFRQITQSVIPTAMASQSWPVDAGGHLVVPQQKKRKREAPELLPWHKAFTQGSQRLCSMSKTEMDWAKTTNRLMEKVENMVIGDGPLVPAHKRLILTTQLMQQIIMSVPAEIIKANALISYEDVLYYIAKLALGNACSLISSLGNNTSVCSDSRNMNTRQRTFHIEGGEVLVKAMEDFIDKSRKLESDFFRLENRASISDVRMEFQDLERCSIIHGFAKFHGRSKTDRLETSLTSDFPPGKLLQRQVRQTSMPSNHLEGVVCFSL, encoded by the exons ATGTCACAATCACAGTCCACACGGCAGCTTGGACAGAAAGACTTTCAGTTACAGCAACAATATTTGATGTACAAACAGCTAAAAGAGATTCACCGACAGAAACAGCTTCAGCAAATACATCAAGACACAAAGCAGCAAAATTCACTTAGCCAGATTTATGGTGTCACAACGCAGACATTAGCCAATCAACTGCCATCTATGCCGTCTGGAATGGCCAATAACAAGCCATCGACTTGTCTATGGTCAAATGAGATGATGGGGCACAACAGAAAGGTACCTCCTAGCTCTCAAATGGTCATTCCTGGGATCATGAACTGTGCACAGCACAGTAGAATACCGGCAATGCATGGCCTTCCGAATGTTCTTTCTCATCAGGCAATTCAATCTGCAAATTCTCTTCCACAATTTCTTGATCCGTCTTCATGTGGCAATCCTGCTTCCACTGGCAGAGGTTCTCTTGACAGCCGCTCGCAATTCCAAGGGTTGTCATATGGTTGTGCCGATGCAATGATCTATGTGGATAGGAACCAAGCTGAGAAGGCATCATTTCAGTTCGTTTTGTCAGATTTTTCTCAAAGTGAGCAGCATGGACTCCAAGCCTGTTTGGAGCATGATAATTTGGTTTCTAGTGAGggatttaaagaaaagaaatttttcagggAAACTCCGGTACAAAGCCTGAACAGTGGCTCTGGATTAGCAAGTATTCAACTTACTAACGAAGATCTTCAAGGTAGAGAGCAAGCTGACTGGCCTGGTTGCTTGCAAGATAAATTGGTTTCTCAGGTAAAACCTTCTTCGGATGCTGCTACTTTAGACCAAAGAAAACCTAGGCTTTTGTCAAGCCAAGATGAAGATGTTTGTTGGGATGCCTCTTCCAAAAGATGTGATGTAGGCGCAGAAGGTTATCTGTATGGAAATCGTTTGGATAGTAATGAGTATTCCAGTGCATGCCCATCTATTCAGAGTGGGAGTTGGAGTGCTCTTATGCAAGAGGCTCTTGGAGCCTCTAGTAGTGACATGGTGGTCCAAGAAGACTGGAGTGACTTGACTTTCCAAAATGCAGAATTATCATCTGGGAGCCACTCAGCTATATTGAATGAAAATGGCCTCCAGGGTTCATCTTCATTGACTTCAAGGCCTTTCCCACTCTGTAgtgatgccgatgaaagctcaaATTCTTTTCCTGCTCCTATTGTTGAGCAAGCTTTATTGGAAAATTCTAATGAACTTGATGAAGGGATACTATCTGACAGTGCACACCATTTCTTTTGGCAGCAAGGAGAACAAATGAACAACAATCAGCTGTATCAAAGTCGCCATCAAGAGCAATATTTTGGTAGTAGTAATCAAGCTCATATCCAGGATACTACACTTTCATGTGGTACATGGCCTGGTCAGATGTGTGAACTGTCAGGAAATTATGCAAATTCTGCTAACATGGAGTTTGATGCACAGAATACATCAGATACTTGGGCTGAGACAAAGAAGACCCAGTTTCACCCTGTTGTTGATCAACTCAGTGAGAGACTGCAGCGGCCACATGGCTGGATCTCGAATTCATTTGGTGAATTGCAGTTAGTTAAGTCTGTTGGAGGCAGTTTGGAGATGTCCATAGAAGTTCCTGATGCCAATCAGTTTGTGCCTACAATCATCTCAAACAGCTCGGAGTTGAACTGGGAAATGGATGAAGCAAGTGACGTGAGACATTTCAATTGTGGGAGGCATGCTGCTAGTGATTCTTCCAATAGAAATTCAACTGAATACCACCAGCATCAGCCAAACTTGGGCCAACAAGCTTCAGATATGTTATTGAATGCCCCTGCCAAAGATACTGTGGTATCATATGACAATAGACAGAAATATGCTGGAACTGATAACTCCTCATTTGCTGGGAGACCATCCAGTATTTTGTTAAGTAGCAGCCAAAAGTCATCTGGCCAGTATTTTGGGAAGAGCCTTGCATCTCACAGGGGTCAGCATCATCGAATGGGAGATTTCGAAATTACACATGGTGATGCCCTAAATCAAAGGCCATATTTAAAGGGTTCCTCTCAGTCATTTGCCCTTGGCTCGGAATCCCAAAATCCAGGATCTTTTGATCATTTGCATTTTCCTGGGCTACCCAATTTTAGCAATGCTGCCAATATGAGGAAG GGAAACATAACAGATTCAGAAACAACAGTAAAACAAGCTGAGCGGATGCAATCTACTTGGGCTGTCAGTCAGCATGTGCCAACATCTGTTGCCATTGATAGATCAACCGCTACTTTTCCCCAGGAGAAAAGGATTGGGCAAACAAG TCAAAATACGCCTGAACTTCTTCACAAGGTAGACCAATCAAGAGAGGGCAACGGTTCTACCCATTTTCGTTCTTATGATCACAAGACACCATTGGGGTCACCTGCATCTGCTGCCCCAAATTGTGTTGTTTCTAATATGCTGCAGAACCAGCCCTCTGCCTCACTAAATTTTACCCCAGAGTTCATCCCATCATCGCAAGAGAAACTATTTTCGAACCATTCTTTTCCCTTGCAACCTTCTTTGAGCACAGTATCAGGTTTTGTTTCAATGCCTGTTGATTTAGAGGCAGGGAGCAGAGGCCAACAGACTCCATCTGCTATCATGACTGGTCAATCTGCAAGTCAAGTTCATGATGCTTGTCAAAGTAGTTTACATTCTACAGCCATTGCTTCTCCTGCTCTTCCTCAACTTAGTAGGCAGCAACTCCAACAAAGCATCTGCGATAGGTCTTATCTTGGAGTGGAAGCACACCCCACAAATCTTTCTCTTGAAGGTCATCTCAATTATAATGCACATTTTAGGCAGACAGAGGACTTTTATGACAAACCTTTGGCTGATCAATCTTCTCAGGCATTATTTGCCACAATGTCAAGCAGAAATTCCTCTGGAAATTTGTCCTCACAATTTTATTCAGTTAATAAAGGTCATCCACAACAGATAACCTGTACTCCTAGAGGAAGTTTGTCTCAAGAACACTCGATAGATCATACAAAATTGGCCTCAAAACCTGGGGTAGCTGGAGGTTTATCAGAGATGTTGCATGGTGTGTGGGCAACACCATCAGATCAACAATGCCCATCCAGAGTGAAGCTTCAGAATATCTCTAATCTGGTTCAGCTTCAGGGTGTATTGTCTCAGAGTGGGGAAACAAATTCTTTGATTCAAAAGATGGTTGATTATCCAAGCAGCAAGAAAGGAGCTAGTGCTCCGTCTGATACATATTCTACTGGCATGCAACATGTCATCTTTGAAGAACGTGACAAATGCAATTCCTTGCAAAAAATACCTTCTTCCAAGGATGTAGATGATAATGCCCAACAGACAGACTCGAGGATCATTAGCAATAATGTTAACGAACAAAACATTGTGTTCAAGCTACCTACTAAAAGTGATCATGCCACAACTTCTGAACAGAATTTATTTGCTTCTAGTCTCCAAATGTTAggcttttcatcaaggcaaatGGCAGAAAAAGGTATTGATGGATCATTGGAGTTTGGTGGAAAGGATATGCCTTCTCAGGATGTACCTAGTTGTGGACAGCAATGTTCCAAAAATAATACTCAGTTTCtcagtttgagatctactctaGCATCTTTAGGAGAAAGTGAATGTCATCAAACCAATGCTCTGATTACTCCAGCCTTGCCTGGCCAAAAAATTGGAATCTTTAGAAATGGGCAGATTTTAGTCTGTGATGGCCTTAACAGTTCGGAGCAGAGTCCAAAAACTGTTGCAAGGAATGGGTTTTCAAGAAGAGATTCCAACAACTTTAATGATAACAATTTGGTGAAGCAAAAAGGTGATGCGTGTCAGGGAGATAGATTTAGGCAAATTACACAATCTGTTATTCCGACTGCCATGGCCTCTCAGTCCTGGCCTGTAGATGCTGGGGGTCATCTTGTAGTTCCACAGCAAAAAAAACGCAAGAGGGAAGCACCAGAGCTACTACCATGGCACAAGGCATTCACACAGGGTTCCCAAAGGCTCTGCAGTATGAg cAAGACAGAGATGGATTGGGCTAAGACCACCAATAGGTTAATGGAGAAG GTTGAAAATATGGTGATAGGAGATGGACCATTAGTACCTGCTCACAAGAGGCTTATTTTGACAACTCAGTTAATGCAGCAAATCATTATGTCTGTTCCAGCAGAAATTATCAAGGCAAATGCCCTCATTTCATATGAAGATGTGTTATACTATATTGCTAAATTAGCTCTGGGAAATGCTTGTAGTCTGATCTCTTCCTTGGGAAACAATACATCTGTGTGCTCGGACAGCAGAAACAT GAATACAAGGCAAAGGACTTTCCATATAGAAGGTGGCGAAGTTCTCGTGAAAGCCATGGAAGATTTCATTGATAAATCAAGGAAGCTAGAAAGTGATTTTTTCAG ATTGGAAAATCGGGCTTCAATATCAGATGTTAGGATGGAATTTCAGGACTTGGAGAGGTGCTCCATCATCCATGGTTTTGCAAAGTTCCATGGCCGCTCCAAAACTGATAGGCTAGAGACCTCATTGACTTCTGATTTCCCTCCTGGGAAACTTCTACAAAGGCAAGTCAGACAAACATCCATGCCTTCTAATCATTTAGAGGGGGTTGTCTGTTTCTCACTATGA
- the LOC120277289 gene encoding uncharacterized protein LOC120277289 isoform X2 codes for MSQSQSTRQLGQKDFQLQQQYLMYKQLKEIHRQKQLQQIHQDTKQQNSLSQIYGVTTQTLANQLPSMPSGMANNKPSTCLWSNEMMGHNRKVPPSSQMVIPGIMNCAQHSRIPAMHGLPNVLSHQAIQSANSLPQFLDPSSCGNPASTGRGSLDSRSQFQGLSYGCADAMIYVDRNQAEKASFQFVLSDFSQSEQHGLQACLEHDNLVSSEGFKEKKFFRETPVQSLNSGSGLASIQLTNEDLQGREQADWPGCLQDKLVSQVKPSSDAATLDQRKPRLLSSQDEDVCWDASSKRCDVGAEGYLYGNRLDSNEYSSACPSIQSGSWSALMQEALGASSSDMVVQEDWSDLTFQNAELSSGSHSAILNENGLQGSSSLTSRPFPLCSDADESSNSFPAPIVEQALLENSNELDEGILSDSAHHFFWQQGEQMNNNQLYQSRHQEQYFGSSNQAHIQDTTLSCGTWPGQMCELSGNYANSANMEFDAQNTSDTWAETKKTQFHPVVDQLSERLQRPHGWISNSFGELQLVKSVGGSLEMSIEVPDANQFVPTIISNSSELNWEMDEASDVRHFNCGRHAASDSSNRNSTEYHQHQPNLGQQASDMLLNAPAKDTVVSYDNRQKYAGTDNSSFAGRPSSILLSSSQKSSGQYFGKSLASHRGQHHRMGDFEITHGDALNQRPYLKGSSQSFALGSESQNPGSFDHLHFPGLPNFSNAANMRKGNITDSETTVKQAERMQSTWAVSQHVPTSVAIDRSTATFPQEKRIGQTSQNTPELLHKVDQSREGNGSTHFRSYDHKTPLGSPASAAPNCVVSNMLQNQPSASLNFTPEFIPSSQEKLFSNHSFPLQPSLSTVSGFVSMPVDLEAGSRGQQTPSAIMTGQSASQVHDACQSSLHSTAIASPALPQLSRQQLQQSICDRSYLGVEAHPTNLSLEGHLNYNAHFRQTEDFYDKPLADQSSQALFATMSSRNSSGNLSSQFYSVNKGHPQQITCTPRGSLSQEHSIDHTKLASKPGVAGGLSEMLHGVWATPSDQQCPSRVKLQNISNLVQLQGVLSQSGETNSLIQKMVDYPSSKKGASAPSDTYSTGMQHVIFEERDKCNSLQKIPSSKDVDDNAQQTDSRIISNNVNEQNIVFKLPTKSDHATTSEQNLFASSLQMLGFSSRQMAEKGIDGSLEFGGKDMPSQDVPSCGQQCSKNNTQFLSLRSTLASLGESECHQTNALITPALPGQKIGIFRNGQILVCDGLNSSEQSPKTVARNGFSRRDSNNFNDNNLVKQKGDACQGDRFRQITQSVIPTAMASQSWPVDAGGHLVVPQQKKRKREAPELLPWHKAFTQGSQRLCSMSKTEMDWAKTTNRLMEKVENMVIGDGPLVPAHKRLILTTQLMQQIIMSVPAEIIKANALISYEDVLYYIAKLALGNACSLISSLGNNTSVCSDSRNMNTRQRTFHIEGGEVLVKAMEDFIDKSRKLESDFFQIGKSGFNIRC; via the exons ATGTCACAATCACAGTCCACACGGCAGCTTGGACAGAAAGACTTTCAGTTACAGCAACAATATTTGATGTACAAACAGCTAAAAGAGATTCACCGACAGAAACAGCTTCAGCAAATACATCAAGACACAAAGCAGCAAAATTCACTTAGCCAGATTTATGGTGTCACAACGCAGACATTAGCCAATCAACTGCCATCTATGCCGTCTGGAATGGCCAATAACAAGCCATCGACTTGTCTATGGTCAAATGAGATGATGGGGCACAACAGAAAGGTACCTCCTAGCTCTCAAATGGTCATTCCTGGGATCATGAACTGTGCACAGCACAGTAGAATACCGGCAATGCATGGCCTTCCGAATGTTCTTTCTCATCAGGCAATTCAATCTGCAAATTCTCTTCCACAATTTCTTGATCCGTCTTCATGTGGCAATCCTGCTTCCACTGGCAGAGGTTCTCTTGACAGCCGCTCGCAATTCCAAGGGTTGTCATATGGTTGTGCCGATGCAATGATCTATGTGGATAGGAACCAAGCTGAGAAGGCATCATTTCAGTTCGTTTTGTCAGATTTTTCTCAAAGTGAGCAGCATGGACTCCAAGCCTGTTTGGAGCATGATAATTTGGTTTCTAGTGAGggatttaaagaaaagaaatttttcagggAAACTCCGGTACAAAGCCTGAACAGTGGCTCTGGATTAGCAAGTATTCAACTTACTAACGAAGATCTTCAAGGTAGAGAGCAAGCTGACTGGCCTGGTTGCTTGCAAGATAAATTGGTTTCTCAGGTAAAACCTTCTTCGGATGCTGCTACTTTAGACCAAAGAAAACCTAGGCTTTTGTCAAGCCAAGATGAAGATGTTTGTTGGGATGCCTCTTCCAAAAGATGTGATGTAGGCGCAGAAGGTTATCTGTATGGAAATCGTTTGGATAGTAATGAGTATTCCAGTGCATGCCCATCTATTCAGAGTGGGAGTTGGAGTGCTCTTATGCAAGAGGCTCTTGGAGCCTCTAGTAGTGACATGGTGGTCCAAGAAGACTGGAGTGACTTGACTTTCCAAAATGCAGAATTATCATCTGGGAGCCACTCAGCTATATTGAATGAAAATGGCCTCCAGGGTTCATCTTCATTGACTTCAAGGCCTTTCCCACTCTGTAgtgatgccgatgaaagctcaaATTCTTTTCCTGCTCCTATTGTTGAGCAAGCTTTATTGGAAAATTCTAATGAACTTGATGAAGGGATACTATCTGACAGTGCACACCATTTCTTTTGGCAGCAAGGAGAACAAATGAACAACAATCAGCTGTATCAAAGTCGCCATCAAGAGCAATATTTTGGTAGTAGTAATCAAGCTCATATCCAGGATACTACACTTTCATGTGGTACATGGCCTGGTCAGATGTGTGAACTGTCAGGAAATTATGCAAATTCTGCTAACATGGAGTTTGATGCACAGAATACATCAGATACTTGGGCTGAGACAAAGAAGACCCAGTTTCACCCTGTTGTTGATCAACTCAGTGAGAGACTGCAGCGGCCACATGGCTGGATCTCGAATTCATTTGGTGAATTGCAGTTAGTTAAGTCTGTTGGAGGCAGTTTGGAGATGTCCATAGAAGTTCCTGATGCCAATCAGTTTGTGCCTACAATCATCTCAAACAGCTCGGAGTTGAACTGGGAAATGGATGAAGCAAGTGACGTGAGACATTTCAATTGTGGGAGGCATGCTGCTAGTGATTCTTCCAATAGAAATTCAACTGAATACCACCAGCATCAGCCAAACTTGGGCCAACAAGCTTCAGATATGTTATTGAATGCCCCTGCCAAAGATACTGTGGTATCATATGACAATAGACAGAAATATGCTGGAACTGATAACTCCTCATTTGCTGGGAGACCATCCAGTATTTTGTTAAGTAGCAGCCAAAAGTCATCTGGCCAGTATTTTGGGAAGAGCCTTGCATCTCACAGGGGTCAGCATCATCGAATGGGAGATTTCGAAATTACACATGGTGATGCCCTAAATCAAAGGCCATATTTAAAGGGTTCCTCTCAGTCATTTGCCCTTGGCTCGGAATCCCAAAATCCAGGATCTTTTGATCATTTGCATTTTCCTGGGCTACCCAATTTTAGCAATGCTGCCAATATGAGGAAG GGAAACATAACAGATTCAGAAACAACAGTAAAACAAGCTGAGCGGATGCAATCTACTTGGGCTGTCAGTCAGCATGTGCCAACATCTGTTGCCATTGATAGATCAACCGCTACTTTTCCCCAGGAGAAAAGGATTGGGCAAACAAG TCAAAATACGCCTGAACTTCTTCACAAGGTAGACCAATCAAGAGAGGGCAACGGTTCTACCCATTTTCGTTCTTATGATCACAAGACACCATTGGGGTCACCTGCATCTGCTGCCCCAAATTGTGTTGTTTCTAATATGCTGCAGAACCAGCCCTCTGCCTCACTAAATTTTACCCCAGAGTTCATCCCATCATCGCAAGAGAAACTATTTTCGAACCATTCTTTTCCCTTGCAACCTTCTTTGAGCACAGTATCAGGTTTTGTTTCAATGCCTGTTGATTTAGAGGCAGGGAGCAGAGGCCAACAGACTCCATCTGCTATCATGACTGGTCAATCTGCAAGTCAAGTTCATGATGCTTGTCAAAGTAGTTTACATTCTACAGCCATTGCTTCTCCTGCTCTTCCTCAACTTAGTAGGCAGCAACTCCAACAAAGCATCTGCGATAGGTCTTATCTTGGAGTGGAAGCACACCCCACAAATCTTTCTCTTGAAGGTCATCTCAATTATAATGCACATTTTAGGCAGACAGAGGACTTTTATGACAAACCTTTGGCTGATCAATCTTCTCAGGCATTATTTGCCACAATGTCAAGCAGAAATTCCTCTGGAAATTTGTCCTCACAATTTTATTCAGTTAATAAAGGTCATCCACAACAGATAACCTGTACTCCTAGAGGAAGTTTGTCTCAAGAACACTCGATAGATCATACAAAATTGGCCTCAAAACCTGGGGTAGCTGGAGGTTTATCAGAGATGTTGCATGGTGTGTGGGCAACACCATCAGATCAACAATGCCCATCCAGAGTGAAGCTTCAGAATATCTCTAATCTGGTTCAGCTTCAGGGTGTATTGTCTCAGAGTGGGGAAACAAATTCTTTGATTCAAAAGATGGTTGATTATCCAAGCAGCAAGAAAGGAGCTAGTGCTCCGTCTGATACATATTCTACTGGCATGCAACATGTCATCTTTGAAGAACGTGACAAATGCAATTCCTTGCAAAAAATACCTTCTTCCAAGGATGTAGATGATAATGCCCAACAGACAGACTCGAGGATCATTAGCAATAATGTTAACGAACAAAACATTGTGTTCAAGCTACCTACTAAAAGTGATCATGCCACAACTTCTGAACAGAATTTATTTGCTTCTAGTCTCCAAATGTTAggcttttcatcaaggcaaatGGCAGAAAAAGGTATTGATGGATCATTGGAGTTTGGTGGAAAGGATATGCCTTCTCAGGATGTACCTAGTTGTGGACAGCAATGTTCCAAAAATAATACTCAGTTTCtcagtttgagatctactctaGCATCTTTAGGAGAAAGTGAATGTCATCAAACCAATGCTCTGATTACTCCAGCCTTGCCTGGCCAAAAAATTGGAATCTTTAGAAATGGGCAGATTTTAGTCTGTGATGGCCTTAACAGTTCGGAGCAGAGTCCAAAAACTGTTGCAAGGAATGGGTTTTCAAGAAGAGATTCCAACAACTTTAATGATAACAATTTGGTGAAGCAAAAAGGTGATGCGTGTCAGGGAGATAGATTTAGGCAAATTACACAATCTGTTATTCCGACTGCCATGGCCTCTCAGTCCTGGCCTGTAGATGCTGGGGGTCATCTTGTAGTTCCACAGCAAAAAAAACGCAAGAGGGAAGCACCAGAGCTACTACCATGGCACAAGGCATTCACACAGGGTTCCCAAAGGCTCTGCAGTATGAg cAAGACAGAGATGGATTGGGCTAAGACCACCAATAGGTTAATGGAGAAG GTTGAAAATATGGTGATAGGAGATGGACCATTAGTACCTGCTCACAAGAGGCTTATTTTGACAACTCAGTTAATGCAGCAAATCATTATGTCTGTTCCAGCAGAAATTATCAAGGCAAATGCCCTCATTTCATATGAAGATGTGTTATACTATATTGCTAAATTAGCTCTGGGAAATGCTTGTAGTCTGATCTCTTCCTTGGGAAACAATACATCTGTGTGCTCGGACAGCAGAAACAT GAATACAAGGCAAAGGACTTTCCATATAGAAGGTGGCGAAGTTCTCGTGAAAGCCATGGAAGATTTCATTGATAAATCAAGGAAGCTAGAAAGTGATTTTTT TCAGATTGGAAAATCGGGCTTCAATATCAGATGTTAG